Proteins encoded within one genomic window of Aurantiacibacter spongiae:
- a CDS encoding D-alanine--D-alanine ligase, which yields MTIPADLHILVLMGGWANEREVSLMSGNGVADALEGAGHRVTRLDMGRDVAARIAEAAPDVVFNALHGVPGEDGTVQGMLDLMQVPYTHSGLATSVVAIDKELTKQALVPHGIPMPGGRIVKSAELFDADPIARPYVLKPVNEGSSVGVAIVTDESNCGNPIARDAKGPWQDFERLLCEPFIRGRELTTAVIDTGDGPRALGVTELVIDSGFYDFEHKYTEGRTTHVFPAEIPHHIARLCSDYAVRAHRVLGCHGTSRTDFRWDDERGEDGLFVLETNTQPGMTPLSLVPEQARHSGIGYPELCELIVEDALRRAGKLS from the coding sequence GTGACGATTCCCGCCGATCTTCACATCCTCGTGCTGATGGGTGGCTGGGCCAATGAGCGCGAGGTTTCGCTCATGTCCGGCAACGGCGTTGCCGATGCGCTGGAAGGTGCCGGCCACCGGGTCACGCGGCTCGACATGGGGCGCGACGTTGCGGCGCGCATCGCCGAGGCGGCGCCCGACGTGGTGTTCAATGCGCTGCACGGGGTGCCGGGAGAGGACGGCACGGTGCAGGGGATGCTCGATCTGATGCAGGTGCCCTACACGCATTCGGGGCTGGCCACGTCCGTCGTCGCCATCGACAAGGAGCTGACCAAGCAGGCGCTCGTGCCTCATGGCATTCCGATGCCGGGTGGGCGGATCGTGAAATCGGCGGAGCTGTTCGATGCCGATCCCATCGCCAGGCCCTACGTCCTCAAACCCGTCAACGAAGGCAGCAGCGTCGGCGTGGCGATCGTCACCGACGAGAGCAATTGCGGCAATCCCATCGCGCGCGACGCGAAGGGGCCGTGGCAGGATTTCGAGCGCCTGCTGTGCGAGCCGTTCATCCGCGGGCGCGAACTGACCACCGCGGTCATCGATACCGGAGACGGACCGCGCGCGCTGGGCGTGACCGAACTCGTCATCGACAGCGGTTTCTACGATTTCGAGCACAAGTACACGGAGGGTCGCACGACCCACGTCTTTCCCGCCGAAATCCCGCACCACATCGCCCGGTTGTGCAGCGATTACGCGGTACGCGCGCACCGGGTTCTCGGCTGCCACGGCACCAGCCGCACCGATTTCCGGTGGGACGACGAGCGCGGGGAGGACGGCCTGTTCGTGCTCGAAACGAACACCCAGCCGGGCATGACCCCGCTCAGCCTGGTGCCCGAACAGGCCAGGCATTCGGGCATCGGCTATCCCGAACTGTGCGAACTGATCGTCGAGGACGCGCTTCGCCGCGCCGGAAAACTGTCCTGA
- the murD gene encoding UDP-N-acetylmuramoyl-L-alanine--D-glutamate ligase, whose translation MITARAFAGRRYCVLGLARSGMASAEALLASGAQVTAWDRRNEPKERLRGRATIADPLEIDLRGFDGIVASPGVPLNTHPLRDKAARAGVPVIGDIELFAQARAELPPHKVIGVTGTNGKSTTVALVHHLLQAAGIPARLGGNIGVPILAEDPLEPAGDVPGVYVLELSSFQIDLTRSLACEAAALINITPDHLDRYDDFAAYAFAKGRLLAMQGAGQFAVFGCEDAPTSAVQQAEAARRAEGRADCVDAWAWSAYQKDWPSLQGPHNLQNAAIAAALVREMGVTRAQIMDGLASFAGLPHRMERIGTCKGVLFVNDSKATNPASTAPALAAFAPEGGRPRIHWICGGLPKEDNLRDCAPYYPNVARAYTIGDAGPLFAQLLDGHVPVERCEMLSEAVRRAKEMAQDGDVVMLSPACASFDQFRDYEARGQAFRELAVEMGCTDERSPGGTMTARSIA comes from the coding sequence GTGATTACCGCGCGTGCCTTTGCCGGTCGGCGCTACTGCGTGCTGGGGCTCGCCCGGTCGGGCATGGCGTCGGCGGAAGCACTGCTGGCGAGCGGGGCGCAGGTAACCGCCTGGGATCGCCGGAACGAGCCGAAGGAGCGGCTTCGCGGGCGCGCGACCATCGCCGATCCGCTGGAAATCGATCTTCGCGGGTTCGACGGCATCGTCGCTTCGCCCGGCGTTCCGCTCAACACCCATCCCCTGCGCGACAAGGCGGCGCGCGCGGGCGTGCCGGTGATCGGGGATATCGAACTGTTCGCGCAGGCGCGCGCCGAGCTTCCCCCGCACAAGGTGATCGGCGTTACCGGCACCAACGGCAAGTCGACCACCGTCGCGCTGGTCCACCACCTGTTGCAGGCAGCCGGCATCCCCGCGCGGCTCGGCGGCAATATCGGCGTGCCCATACTGGCGGAGGATCCGCTCGAGCCGGCCGGTGACGTGCCGGGCGTCTATGTGCTGGAACTGTCCAGCTTCCAGATCGACCTCACCCGATCGCTCGCCTGCGAGGCGGCGGCGCTCATCAACATCACCCCGGACCACCTGGATCGCTACGACGATTTCGCCGCCTACGCCTTCGCCAAGGGGCGGCTGCTGGCGATGCAGGGCGCGGGACAGTTCGCCGTCTTCGGCTGCGAGGACGCGCCGACCAGCGCGGTGCAGCAGGCGGAGGCGGCGCGCCGGGCCGAGGGGCGCGCCGATTGCGTCGACGCCTGGGCGTGGTCGGCCTATCAGAAGGACTGGCCGAGCCTGCAGGGTCCGCACAACCTCCAGAACGCCGCGATTGCCGCCGCGCTGGTGCGCGAAATGGGCGTGACGCGCGCGCAGATCATGGACGGGCTGGCCAGCTTCGCCGGACTGCCGCACCGGATGGAACGGATCGGGACATGCAAGGGCGTCCTGTTCGTGAACGACAGCAAGGCGACCAACCCCGCCTCCACCGCCCCTGCCCTGGCGGCCTTCGCGCCCGAGGGCGGGCGGCCCCGCATCCACTGGATTTGCGGCGGTCTGCCCAAGGAAGACAATCTGCGCGATTGTGCGCCCTATTATCCGAACGTCGCCCGCGCCTACACGATCGGCGATGCCGGGCCGCTCTTCGCGCAGCTGCTGGACGGTCACGTTCCGGTCGAACGCTGCGAAATGCTCAGCGAGGCGGTGCGCCGCGCCAAGGAAATGGCGCAGGACGGGGACGTGGTCATGCTCAGCCCGGCCTGCGCCAGCTTCGATCAGTTCCGCGATTACGAGGCGCGCGGACAGGCCTTTCGCGAACTCGCGGTGGAGATGGGTTGTACCGACGAACGTTCCCCCGGCGGGACGATGACGGCGAGGTCGATAGCATGA
- the murG gene encoding undecaprenyldiphospho-muramoylpentapeptide beta-N-acetylglucosaminyltransferase, which translates to MSGNTPGISRHFVLAAGGTGGHLTPAFALAHELERRGHHVALITDERGAAIPGKPDFLPAHVLPAGRFGKNPLGWVKGAAAVMKGRGMARRLFETFQPAAVIGFGGYPALPALLAANADRVPSVIHEQNAVLGRVNRLLAGRVDAIATSYEEVDRLDGKHREKVHVVGNPVRPGVLSLREEPFPAFTQDSLFRVLVTGGSQGARVLSEVVPDGLSMLAPALRSRLQVTQQCRPEDLEAVRARYASHDIPAELATYFEDMASRLADAHLFIGRAGASTIAELTAVGRPAILVPLPIATDDHQAANAREVARSGGARSIRQARFTASELAKQINAMAQHPETLANAAHASWNCGRPDAASDLADLVESLGGDTLQDVIRVGGNNARGATQGQVAGQGAA; encoded by the coding sequence ATGAGCGGCAACACGCCCGGCATCTCGCGCCATTTCGTGCTCGCGGCAGGCGGCACCGGCGGGCATCTGACGCCGGCCTTCGCGCTCGCGCACGAGCTGGAGCGGCGCGGGCATCACGTCGCACTCATCACCGACGAGCGCGGCGCTGCCATTCCCGGCAAGCCCGATTTCCTGCCCGCCCATGTCCTGCCGGCCGGTCGGTTCGGCAAGAACCCGCTCGGCTGGGTCAAGGGCGCGGCCGCGGTGATGAAGGGGCGGGGCATGGCGCGGCGCCTGTTCGAAACGTTCCAGCCCGCCGCGGTCATCGGTTTCGGCGGCTATCCCGCGCTGCCTGCCCTGCTGGCCGCGAATGCGGACCGGGTGCCGAGCGTCATTCACGAACAGAACGCGGTGCTGGGCCGCGTCAACCGGCTTCTGGCGGGCCGGGTGGACGCGATAGCGACATCCTACGAGGAGGTCGACCGGCTCGACGGCAAGCATCGCGAGAAGGTCCATGTCGTCGGCAACCCGGTACGACCGGGCGTGCTGTCCCTGCGCGAAGAGCCGTTTCCCGCCTTCACGCAGGACAGCCTGTTCCGGGTGCTGGTAACGGGCGGCAGCCAGGGCGCGCGCGTGCTGTCCGAGGTGGTGCCGGACGGGCTTTCCATGCTCGCCCCGGCCCTGCGTTCACGGCTGCAGGTTACGCAGCAATGCCGGCCGGAAGATCTGGAGGCGGTGCGTGCGCGCTATGCCAGTCACGACATTCCGGCCGAGCTGGCGACCTATTTCGAGGACATGGCGAGCCGGCTCGCCGACGCACATCTCTTCATCGGCAGGGCCGGGGCCTCGACCATCGCCGAACTGACGGCGGTGGGGCGGCCCGCCATTCTTGTCCCGTTGCCGATCGCGACCGACGATCATCAGGCCGCCAATGCGCGGGAGGTTGCAAGGTCCGGCGGGGCGCGGTCGATCAGACAGGCGAGATTCACCGCCTCCGAGCTTGCCAAGCAGATCAACGCGATGGCGCAGCATCCCGAAACGCTCGCCAACGCCGCCCATGCTTCGTGGAATTGCGGACGGCCCGACGCCGCATCGGATCTCGCCGACCTGGTGGAAAGCCTGGGCGGCGATACCTTGCAGGACGTCATTCGCGTCGGTGGCAACAATGCGCGCGGAGCGACGCAGGGCCAGGTCGCCGGGCAGGGTGCGGCATGA
- the murC gene encoding UDP-N-acetylmuramate--L-alanine ligase has translation MKGVGTEIGTIHFVGIGGIGMSGIAEVMHNLGYRVQGSDLADSARVDALRDAGIPVSIGHDEGNLGDAAVVVTSTAVRRTNPEVAAALNARIPVVRRAEMLAELMRLKSTVAVAGTHGKTTTTSMIAALLDAGGVDPTVINGGIIESYGSNARLGDSEWMVVEADESDGSFLRLDGTIAVVTNIDPEHLDHYGDFDAVKAAFAQFIENVPFYGAAVLCIDHAEVQNVIARVQDRRVITYGFSPHADVRAENVTPDGAVTRFDAVQTARDGAVMRIDAIELPMPGRHNVQNACAAIAVALEMGCRAEAIRDGFARFGGVRRRFSHVGDIDLGGEIGVKVIDDYAHHPVEIRAVLSAARDAAGGRVVAVMQPHRYTRLRDLMEDFQGAFADADLVYATPVYPAGEEPIEGVDEHELVSGLKARGHRLAEAVAGPSDLAERLAHVLEPGDMVVCLGAGDITKWAAGLAKDVATFRVREGIEQ, from the coding sequence ATGAAGGGTGTCGGCACGGAGATCGGCACGATCCATTTCGTCGGCATCGGCGGCATCGGCATGTCGGGCATTGCCGAGGTCATGCACAATCTCGGCTACCGGGTTCAGGGCAGCGACCTTGCCGACAGCGCCCGCGTCGATGCGCTGCGCGATGCCGGTATTCCGGTCAGCATCGGACACGACGAGGGTAATCTCGGCGATGCCGCGGTGGTCGTTACCTCCACCGCGGTCAGGCGCACCAATCCCGAGGTTGCCGCCGCCCTCAATGCGCGTATCCCGGTGGTGCGCCGGGCCGAAATGCTGGCCGAGCTGATGCGGCTGAAGAGCACGGTCGCGGTCGCCGGTACGCACGGCAAGACCACGACAACCAGCATGATCGCCGCGCTGCTCGACGCCGGCGGGGTGGATCCGACTGTCATCAATGGCGGTATCATCGAAAGCTACGGGTCGAACGCGCGACTGGGCGACAGCGAGTGGATGGTGGTCGAGGCGGACGAGAGCGACGGCAGCTTCCTGCGGCTCGACGGCACCATCGCGGTCGTTACCAATATCGATCCGGAACACCTCGATCATTACGGCGATTTCGACGCGGTCAAGGCGGCCTTCGCGCAGTTCATCGAGAACGTGCCCTTCTACGGCGCGGCGGTGCTGTGCATCGACCACGCCGAGGTTCAGAACGTCATCGCCCGCGTGCAGGATCGCCGCGTCATCACCTACGGCTTCTCGCCACACGCCGACGTGAGGGCGGAAAACGTGACGCCCGATGGCGCCGTCACCCGGTTCGATGCGGTGCAGACCGCGCGCGACGGGGCGGTCATGCGGATCGATGCGATCGAGCTTCCCATGCCGGGACGCCACAACGTGCAGAATGCCTGCGCGGCGATTGCCGTGGCTCTGGAAATGGGGTGCCGGGCCGAAGCGATCCGCGACGGCTTCGCCCGCTTCGGCGGCGTGCGGCGGCGCTTCAGCCATGTCGGCGATATCGACCTGGGGGGCGAGATCGGGGTCAAGGTGATCGACGACTACGCGCATCACCCGGTCGAGATCCGCGCCGTCCTGTCCGCCGCGCGCGACGCCGCCGGGGGGCGGGTCGTCGCCGTCATGCAGCCCCATCGCTATACCCGCCTGCGCGACCTGATGGAGGATTTCCAGGGGGCCTTCGCCGACGCGGACCTGGTCTATGCAACGCCCGTATATCCGGCGGGGGAGGAACCCATCGAAGGCGTCGACGAGCACGAACTGGTATCCGGCCTGAAGGCGCGGGGGCACCGCCTGGCCGAGGCGGTGGCCGGCCCCTCCGATCTCGCCGAGCGGCTGGCGCATGTTCTCGAGCCGGGCGACATGGTCGTGTGCCTGGGGGCGGGAGACATCACGAAATGGGCGGCGGGCCTGGCGAAGGACGTCGCCACGTTCCGCGTTCGCGAGGGGATCGAGCAATGA
- the murB gene encoding UDP-N-acetylmuramate dehydrogenase has protein sequence MMQIGEDDWAETAPDAHEHPGFGVDVPKGTRGDLTPDAPLAKLVWFKSGGAADWLFEPADTEDLIHFLSGLEPGTPVMALGLGSNLIVRDGGIPGVVVRLGKPFSSVEVLRDNMLECGGGAPGILVASKARDAGIAGLEFLRGIPGTVGGFVRMNGGAYGREVADILVDCDVVISDGNLVTLPVEDLDYTYRHSRLTDDAIVVAARFRGAKGDPEVIGAEMDRIADERENSQPLRTKTGGSTFKNPEGAKAWKLVDEAGCRGLAKGGARVSEKHANFLINTGEATSADIEGLGEEIRRRVAERTGYNLEWEIRRVGRP, from the coding sequence ATGATGCAGATCGGCGAAGACGACTGGGCCGAAACCGCGCCCGACGCGCACGAACATCCCGGCTTCGGGGTCGACGTACCCAAGGGTACGCGCGGCGACCTGACGCCCGACGCGCCGCTTGCCAAGCTGGTCTGGTTCAAGAGCGGCGGCGCGGCGGACTGGCTGTTCGAACCGGCCGATACCGAAGACCTGATCCATTTCCTGTCCGGGCTGGAGCCGGGCACACCGGTCATGGCGCTGGGGCTGGGCAGCAATCTGATCGTGCGCGACGGCGGCATTCCCGGCGTCGTGGTGCGACTGGGCAAACCGTTTTCGAGCGTAGAGGTGCTGCGCGACAACATGCTCGAATGCGGTGGCGGCGCACCGGGCATTCTTGTCGCCTCGAAGGCGCGCGATGCCGGTATCGCCGGGCTGGAATTCCTGCGCGGCATACCCGGCACGGTCGGCGGGTTCGTGCGGATGAACGGCGGGGCCTACGGGCGCGAGGTCGCGGATATCCTCGTCGATTGCGACGTCGTCATCTCCGATGGCAACCTCGTGACCCTGCCGGTCGAAGACCTCGATTACACCTATCGCCATTCGCGCCTGACCGACGATGCCATCGTCGTCGCAGCCCGCTTTCGCGGTGCGAAGGGCGATCCCGAGGTCATCGGCGCGGAGATGGACCGGATTGCCGACGAACGCGAGAACTCGCAGCCTTTGCGCACCAAGACCGGCGGCTCCACGTTCAAGAATCCCGAGGGCGCGAAGGCCTGGAAGCTTGTCGACGAAGCCGGCTGCCGCGGACTCGCCAAGGGCGGGGCCAGGGTAAGCGAGAAACACGCCAACTTCCTCATCAATACCGGTGAGGCGACCAGCGCCGATATCGAGGGGCTGGGTGAGGAAATCCGCCGCCGCGTGGCGGAAAGGACCGGCTACAACCTCGAGTGGGAAATCCGCAGGGTAGGGCGCCCGTGA
- a CDS encoding FtsW/RodA/SpoVE family cell cycle protein — MSAEIYIPRSGEEGPVRSPRLPRDRKRELRIWWREIDRWLLAFILMLMAVGTLSVAAASPASARRLSTEAVQLPDLYFFWAHIRWQMLGLMVMLGTSMLPREPVRRMCIVLAGIMLFALLLVPFVGTEVNGAKRWLTVGIQFQPSEFLKPVCIVSLAWVLSWKVRDPELPVIAISGAVVGFVTLLLLAQPNLGAAILFIAVWFVMVMLAGLPLQRIGMLGGAGAALMLGAYLFYDNARNRIDSFLGGPSAYDHVDLANRTLTAGGWTGSGFWLGTNKMRLPEAHTDYIFSVIGEELGLIVCVVVVLLYLAIILRVLIRLVEEDRLFIILAASGLVALFGGQAFINILVNLQLFPSKGMTLPLVSYGGSSTIALCFTIGLLLAIMRRNPFLAREPLDFRGALDRDAGRDSDREDRR, encoded by the coding sequence ATGAGTGCGGAGATCTACATTCCCCGCAGCGGCGAAGAAGGACCAGTCCGGTCTCCACGGCTGCCACGCGACCGCAAGCGGGAACTGCGCATCTGGTGGCGGGAGATCGATCGCTGGTTGCTCGCCTTCATCCTCATGCTGATGGCGGTCGGTACGCTGTCGGTTGCCGCAGCCTCTCCGGCCAGCGCGCGGCGGCTGTCGACCGAGGCGGTGCAGCTGCCCGACCTCTATTTCTTCTGGGCGCATATCCGCTGGCAGATGCTCGGCCTGATGGTCATGCTGGGAACGTCCATGCTGCCGCGCGAGCCGGTGCGCCGGATGTGCATCGTGCTGGCCGGCATCATGCTGTTCGCGCTGCTGCTGGTGCCCTTCGTCGGGACCGAGGTGAACGGGGCCAAGCGGTGGCTTACCGTGGGCATCCAGTTCCAGCCGAGCGAGTTCCTGAAGCCTGTCTGCATCGTGTCGCTCGCCTGGGTGCTGTCGTGGAAGGTCCGCGACCCGGAGCTGCCCGTCATCGCCATATCGGGCGCGGTGGTCGGGTTCGTGACCTTGCTGCTGCTTGCCCAGCCGAACCTGGGTGCGGCGATCCTGTTCATCGCCGTATGGTTCGTGATGGTCATGCTGGCCGGCCTGCCGCTCCAGCGTATCGGAATGCTGGGGGGCGCGGGGGCGGCGCTGATGCTGGGCGCCTACCTGTTCTACGACAACGCCCGCAACCGGATCGACAGCTTCCTCGGCGGTCCCAGCGCCTACGATCATGTCGACCTTGCCAACCGCACGCTGACCGCCGGTGGCTGGACCGGCAGCGGCTTCTGGCTCGGTACCAACAAGATGCGCCTGCCCGAAGCGCATACCGACTACATCTTTTCCGTGATCGGAGAGGAGCTGGGCCTTATCGTGTGCGTGGTCGTCGTGCTGCTCTACCTCGCCATAATCCTGCGTGTGCTGATCCGCCTGGTGGAGGAGGACCGGCTGTTCATCATCCTCGCCGCGAGCGGTCTGGTGGCGCTGTTCGGCGGGCAGGCGTTCATCAACATCCTCGTCAACCTGCAACTGTTCCCCAGCAAGGGCATGACGCTGCCGCTGGTGAGCTATGGCGGATCGTCGACGATCGCGCTGTGCTTTACCATCGGGCTGCTGCTGGCGATCATGCGGCGCAACCCGTTCCTGGCTCGCGAGCCGCTGGATTTCCGCGGTGCGCTGGACAGGGACGCGGGCCGCGATAGCGACAGGGAGGATCGCCGATGA
- a CDS encoding UDP-N-acetylmuramoyl-tripeptide--D-alanyl-D-alanine ligase, whose translation MSAALKRHPALRAWPRNVPTRAPLSLWNAAGIATATGGSAYGEFEVSGVEMDSRDVQRGDLFVALKGEAMDGHRFIDAAFRNGAAAALVDRPVDYPHVLVGDTTVALKALAAAARERVEAKIVGVTGSVGKTGVKEAIFTALERSGRGPAHRSVRSYNNHVGVPLSLARMPAPSRFGVFEMGMNHAGEIARLTDHVRPHVAVITTIAPAHIENLGSEEAIADAKAEIFAGLEKGGTAVIPADSPHFDRLRDAAIRAGARIIAFGRGERADMRLLDAVPDASGGALVTAAMGPIRICYCVAEPGEHWIDNSLCVMAAVHAAGGDLGAAGLALAEMGGLKGRGARVRVKVPGGHALLIDESYNANPASMRATLAQLGHTPATRRVAVLGAMKELGDFGPSFHAQLAEPVAKAHIDFAVLVGEEMAPLAREMGKDRSAQLGNPIPFAHCENAGEAIAALQEFGLAGGDAVLVKGSNSVGLARVVDHFAAREG comes from the coding sequence ATGAGTGCAGCGCTGAAACGCCATCCCGCCCTGCGCGCATGGCCGCGAAACGTCCCCACGCGCGCGCCGCTCTCCCTGTGGAATGCGGCCGGGATCGCGACCGCCACAGGCGGATCCGCTTATGGTGAATTTGAGGTTAGCGGCGTCGAGATGGACTCGCGCGACGTGCAGCGCGGCGACCTGTTCGTGGCGCTGAAGGGAGAGGCGATGGACGGCCATCGCTTCATCGACGCCGCCTTCCGCAACGGCGCCGCCGCCGCGCTGGTCGACCGGCCGGTGGATTATCCGCACGTGCTGGTCGGCGATACGACCGTGGCGCTGAAGGCGCTCGCCGCCGCCGCGCGCGAGCGGGTCGAGGCGAAGATCGTCGGCGTCACCGGATCGGTCGGCAAGACCGGCGTGAAGGAGGCGATCTTCACCGCGCTCGAACGATCCGGGCGCGGGCCTGCGCATCGCTCGGTGCGAAGCTACAACAACCATGTGGGCGTGCCACTCTCGCTGGCGCGGATGCCGGCGCCCAGCCGTTTCGGCGTGTTCGAGATGGGGATGAACCATGCTGGCGAAATCGCCCGTCTGACCGACCACGTTCGCCCGCACGTCGCCGTGATCACCACCATCGCGCCCGCACATATCGAGAACCTGGGCAGCGAGGAGGCCATCGCCGATGCCAAGGCGGAAATCTTCGCGGGACTGGAAAAGGGCGGCACCGCCGTCATCCCCGCCGACAGCCCCCATTTCGACCGGTTGCGCGACGCCGCGATCAGGGCCGGGGCGCGGATCATCGCCTTCGGGCGCGGGGAGAGGGCGGACATGCGCCTGCTCGACGCCGTGCCCGATGCCAGCGGCGGGGCGCTGGTCACGGCGGCGATGGGGCCGATCCGCATCTGCTATTGCGTGGCCGAGCCGGGCGAGCACTGGATCGACAATTCGCTGTGCGTCATGGCCGCCGTCCACGCCGCCGGGGGCGATCTGGGCGCGGCGGGACTGGCGCTCGCGGAGATGGGCGGGCTCAAGGGTCGCGGAGCGCGGGTACGGGTCAAGGTGCCGGGCGGCCACGCGCTGCTGATCGACGAGAGCTACAACGCCAATCCGGCCTCGATGCGCGCCACTCTGGCGCAACTCGGCCACACCCCCGCCACCCGCCGCGTCGCGGTGCTCGGCGCGATGAAGGAACTGGGCGATTTCGGCCCCTCCTTCCATGCCCAGCTCGCCGAACCCGTGGCGAAGGCACATATCGACTTCGCCGTGCTGGTGGGCGAGGAAATGGCCCCTCTTGCGCGCGAGATGGGGAAAGACCGGTCCGCACAGCTTGGCAATCCGATTCCGTTTGCGCATTGCGAGAATGCGGGCGAAGCCATAGCCGCGTTGCAGGAATTCGGCCTTGCCGGCGGAGACGCCGTGCTGGTCAAGGGTTCCAACTCGGTCGGCCTCGCCCGCGTCGTGGATCACTTCGCCGCCCGGGAAGGCTGA
- a CDS encoding cell division protein FtsQ/DivIB encodes MARTATRKTRGVRRQARAEGNRTRVRKARRHGQSALGKALALLPFTEEQLQRAFTILIIAGAAALALFIAQVSGATALAADRMAHIASNAGFKVRHIEPHGVERMNVQTVYEKALGQNDLAMTRVDLAGLRDDLLTLPWVKDARVSRQLPDALVIDIVERTPHAVLRKPDRLVLIDPEGNELEPIGAREASDYMLIEGPGAQSQVAALDGLLDAAPALRPKVTGAEWVGNRRWNLTFDTDQQLALPEGDEASAAALISFAQADGVHRLIGGKAVAFDMRNPPRMYMRVPGRAESQELAVGQSS; translated from the coding sequence ATGGCGCGCACCGCGACCCGCAAGACCAGGGGCGTTCGGCGGCAGGCGCGGGCGGAGGGCAACCGCACCCGCGTGCGCAAGGCGCGCAGGCACGGCCAGTCGGCGCTCGGCAAGGCGCTGGCGCTGCTGCCCTTCACCGAAGAGCAGCTGCAAAGGGCGTTCACCATCCTCATCATCGCCGGCGCGGCCGCGCTGGCGCTGTTCATAGCCCAGGTTTCCGGCGCGACGGCGCTGGCGGCGGACCGGATGGCGCACATCGCGTCCAATGCCGGGTTCAAGGTCCGCCATATCGAACCGCACGGGGTCGAGCGGATGAACGTGCAGACCGTCTACGAGAAGGCGCTCGGGCAGAACGATCTGGCGATGACGCGGGTCGATCTCGCCGGGCTGCGCGACGATCTGCTGACGCTGCCGTGGGTCAAGGATGCGCGCGTCTCGCGGCAGTTGCCCGATGCGCTGGTGATCGACATCGTCGAGCGCACGCCGCACGCGGTCCTGCGCAAGCCCGACCGGCTGGTGCTGATCGACCCTGAAGGCAACGAGCTCGAACCCATCGGGGCGCGTGAGGCGAGCGACTACATGCTGATCGAGGGGCCGGGCGCCCAATCGCAGGTCGCGGCGCTCGACGGGTTGCTCGATGCCGCGCCCGCGCTGCGTCCGAAGGTGACGGGGGCCGAATGGGTCGGCAATCGTCGCTGGAACCTCACTTTCGATACCGACCAGCAGCTCGCTTTGCCGGAAGGCGACGAGGCGAGCGCGGCGGCGCTCATCAGTTTCGCGCAGGCCGACGGCGTCCACCGCCTGATCGGCGGCAAGGCCGTGGCGTTCGACATGCGCAACCCGCCGCGCATGTACATGCGCGTTCCGGGGCGGGCGGAAAGCCAGGAACTGGCAGTGGGGCAGAGCAGCTAG
- the mraY gene encoding phospho-N-acetylmuramoyl-pentapeptide-transferase, with protein sequence MFYFLAQLLDFDGILNLVRYQTFRAGSAMMTALLIGLVIGPRFIRLLRVRQGKGQPIREDGPQSHQAKVGTPTMGGLMILTSLSVAMLLWMDLASPFVWACLAVTMGFGIIGFMDDYDKVTKSSHKGVPGKVRLLLEFLVAGIASWLIVGEINTVLYVPFMVETGVQLGWFYYVFAAFVIVGAGNAVNLTDGLDGLATMPVVIAAGAFLVICYLVGRVDFSDYLGIPHVPLAGELAIMCAAIMGAGLAFLWFNAPPAAVFMGDTGSLALGGALGAIAVASHHEIVLGVIGGLFVLEALSVIIQVFWFKRTGRRIFRMAPIHHHFEQLGWKESTVVIRFWIIAIVLAVMGLATLKLR encoded by the coding sequence ATGTTCTACTTTCTTGCCCAGCTGCTTGATTTCGACGGGATCCTGAACCTCGTCCGCTACCAGACCTTTCGTGCCGGCTCCGCCATGATGACGGCGCTGCTGATCGGTCTGGTCATCGGTCCGCGCTTCATCCGCCTGCTGCGCGTGCGGCAGGGCAAGGGGCAGCCGATCCGCGAGGATGGCCCGCAATCGCACCAGGCGAAGGTCGGCACGCCGACGATGGGCGGGCTGATGATCCTGACCTCGCTTTCCGTCGCCATGCTGTTGTGGATGGACCTTGCCAGCCCCTTCGTATGGGCGTGCCTCGCGGTCACGATGGGCTTTGGCATCATCGGCTTCATGGACGATTACGACAAGGTCACGAAAAGCAGCCACAAGGGGGTGCCGGGCAAGGTCCGCCTGCTTCTGGAATTCCTCGTGGCGGGCATCGCCAGCTGGCTGATCGTGGGCGAGATCAACACCGTCCTCTACGTGCCGTTCATGGTGGAAACGGGCGTGCAGCTCGGCTGGTTCTACTACGTCTTCGCGGCCTTCGTGATCGTGGGTGCGGGCAATGCCGTCAATCTGACCGACGGGCTGGACGGCCTCGCCACGATGCCCGTCGTCATCGCGGCGGGTGCCTTCCTCGTCATCTGCTATCTCGTCGGCCGTGTCGACTTTTCCGACTATCTGGGTATCCCGCACGTTCCGCTGGCGGGCGAGCTGGCGATCATGTGCGCGGCCATCATGGGGGCGGGCCTCGCCTTCCTGTGGTTCAACGCGCCGCCCGCCGCCGTCTTCATGGGCGATACCGGCAGCCTCGCCCTGGGCGGCGCGCTGGGCGCCATCGCCGTCGCCAGCCATCACGAGATCGTGCTGGGCGTGATCGGCGGCCTGTTCGTGCTGGAAGCGCTTTCGGTCATCATCCAGGTGTTCTGGTTCAAGCGAACGGGCCGGCGCATCTTCCGCATGGCCCCCATCCATCACCATTTCGAGCAGCTCGGCTGGAAGGAATCGACGGTGGTGATCCGCTTCTGGATCATCGCCATCGTGCTCGCGGTGATGGGTCTCGCGACGTTGAAGCTGCGGTGA